Proteins encoded together in one Miscanthus floridulus cultivar M001 chromosome 16, ASM1932011v1, whole genome shotgun sequence window:
- the LOC136511037 gene encoding uncharacterized protein, which produces MEGEGSADVVFHNEDAGPSDVQVHNDDLAAADVQVQNDDEGAPHDSGVDNEEGGAPSEDDEASNLIKSLIRGEIRGEIGDEDEPNEQAKVFFKLLQEAKKELYPGCEDGTKISFIVELFQVKCMYGISNKALEGVLFLISKFLPKGHCVPNTMEKVQRVVRDLGLDYIKIDACENHCVLFWKEYEKLDICPKCKASRWKTDDRGDGHVNDGHDKKRRRVPVKILRYFPLTPRLRRLYMSESTSSEMRWHEEGRIDDGKLRHPADSRAWKHVDNMFPRFKEARNVRLGLASDGFNPFGMQNVTYSCWPVILIPYNLPPWLYEKQSYWIMSMLIPGKKTPGMNIDVYLRPLIDELKALWNTGVNCRDVKAKENFTLRAMLLWTINDFPAYAMLSGWSTKGKFACPYCHKDTDYLWLKHGKKFCYMGHRRFLPLDHPWRMNKMSFNNEEETREAPVPLSGQDVLDQYATFHPTGFGKDISKKRKRDEDARWHNWRKKSIFFELPYWSSLIIRHNLDVMHIEKNICESILGTLLEIEGKCKDSENARLDMEHLGIRQDQHPVIDDDTYTLPAALYSLDKDDKRILCQFLQGVKMPDGFCSNLKRCVDDKTCKVSGLKTHDYHIILQKLLPLVIRRILPEDVARPLIELSRFFSALCSNELVPADLDKLDSSIKETLCQLEMVFPPAFFDIMIHLPVHLVEEAKLGGPVCYRWMYPVERYLRTAKGYVRNKAQPEGSIAEAYIAEECLTFCSRFFDVDTKLSRADRHENTVVNEPPSGLSIFSEIDYKRRGNKLKNLEKVELQKMRHYIITNCDEARKWVEEHKTQLTRDSSINIKKRHKEHFVRWFEIEIAKLYEKGEASKLMHALSQGPDPRARVLNRVHINNWLFRTAAIEKSLVTQNSGVLVKGDDSIGNMTWYGVIRNIISLEFPQEKEVILFQCDWYDVPATSTSRSRGYTRDKFGIIDIATSMFRYSDEPYILASNAEPVFYVPIVNKPRWSTVVLVRPRNLFSMPDTGNDADALDVGIQEMNESGQGQEFLNWSRQDRAGTTGSAAIINQVRSEAIPEPVDDYIGDDDSDDDDTYIDDGVIAPVMEENIEDDFFA; this is translated from the exons ATGGAAGGGGAAGGTTCAGCTGATGTGGTTTTTCACAATGAAGATGCAGGACCTAGTGATGTACAAGTACACAATGACGACCTAGCAGCAGCAGATGTACAAGTACAGAACGATGATGAAGGTGCACCACATGATTCTGGAGTAGACAATGAAGAAGGCGGCGCACCGAGTGAAGATGATGAGGCCAGTAATTTGATTAAATCCCTAATCAGAGGTGAAATACGAGGAGAGATCGGTGATGAAGACGAGCCGAACGAGCAAGCCAAGGTCTTCTTCAAGTTACTACAGGAGGCAAAAAAGGAATTATATCCAGGTTGCGAAGATGGTACAAAGATATCTTTTATTGTGGAACTTTTCCAGGTTAAGTGCATGTATGGGATAAGTAACAAAGCATTGGAGGGGGTACTCTTTCTGATCTCAAAGTTTCTCCCTAAAGGTCATTGTGTCCCAAACACAATGGAGAAAGTACAAAGGGTGGTTCGCGATCTAGGCTTGGACTATATCAAGATAGATGCATGTGAGAATCATTGTGTGTTATTTTggaaggaatatgagaagctggATATATGCCCCAAATGTAAAGCATCTAGGTGGAAAACAGATGACCGTGGTGATGGCCATGTGAACGATGGTCATGATAAGAAACGTCGTCGTGTCCCAGTCAAAATCCTTCGGTACTTCCCTCTCACACCTCGGCTACGcagattgtacatgtcagagAGCACGTCATCAGAAATGCGTTGGCATGAGGAAGGAAGAATAGATGATGGCAAACTACGTCATCCTGCTGACTCCAGGGCATGGAAGCACGTGGACAATATGTTTCCACGATTTAAAGAAGCTCGTAACGTTCGACTGGGTCTTGCTTCTGATGGCTTCAACCCATTTGGTATGCAAAATGTTACTTACAGTTGTTGGCCTGTTATCCTAATACCTTACAATTTGCCTCCTTGGTTGTATGAGAAACAATCTTATTGGATCATGTCGATGTTGATACCTGGCAAGAAAACTCCTGGAATGAATATTGATGTTTACTTGAGGCCCCTCATTGATGAGTTGAAGGCGCTGTGGAATACTGGTGTTAATTGTAGGGATGTAAAGGCAAAGGAAAACTTTACACTCCGTGCTATGCTACTTTGGACAATCAATGACTtccctgcatatgcgatgctttctgGTTGGAGCACAAAAGGAAAATTTGCATGTCCTTACTGTCACAAGGATACAGATTATTTGTGGTTGAAACATGGGAAGAAGTTCTGCTACATGGGACATCGTCGGTTTTTGCCCTTAGACCATCCATGGCGCATGAACAAGATGAGCTTCAACAATGAAGAGGAAACCAGAGAGGCTCCAGTTCCACTGTCTGGTCAAGATGTATTAGACCAATATGCAACTTTTCATCCAACGGGATTTGGAAAGGACATATCAAAAAAGAGGAAGCGTGATGAAGACGCAAGATGGCacaattggaggaagaagagtattTTTTTTGAGCTCCCCTACTGGTCTTCTTTGATCATAAGGCATAATTTGGACGTGATGCATATTGAGAAAAACATATGCGAGAGCATATTAGGGACTTTGCTTGAAATTGAAGGGAAATGTAAGGACAGCGAGAATGCCCGCCTTGACATGGAACATCTTGGGATCAGGCAAGATCAGCATCCTGTGATTGATGATGACACGTACACCTTGCCAGCAGCGTTGTACTCTctagacaaggatgacaagaggaTTTTATGCCAATTtcttcaaggagtgaagatgcctGATGGGTTCTGCTCCAATTTAAAGAGATGTGTTGACGATAAAACATGTAAGGTGTCTGGACTCAAAACTCATGACTACCATATTATTCTACAAAAACTATTGCCCTTAGTCATTAGAAGGATTTTGCCAGAAGATGTTGCCAGGCCATTGATTGAGCTCAGTAGGTTCTTCAGTGCACTTTGTTCAAATGAGTTGGTGCCAGCAGATCTTGACAAACTAGACAGTTCAATTAAAGAGACTCTTTGTCAGCTTGAGATGGTTTTCCCGCCTGCATTTTTTGACATAATGATTCATTTACCGGTCCATCTAGTTGAAGAGGCTAAACTAGGAGGGCCCGTGTGTTACAGATGGATGTATCCAGTAGAGAGGTATCTACGTACTGCTAAAGGATATGTCAGGAACAAGGCACAACCAGAAGGATCAATAGCCGAGGCATACATAGCTGAGGAGTGTCTTACATTTTGCTCTCGATTCTTCGACGTCGACACCAAGCTGAGTCGAGCTGATCGTCATGAAAATACAGTTGTGAATGAGCCTCCAAGTGGTCTAAGCATATTTAGTGAAATTGATTACAAGAGGAGAGGAAATAAGCTTAagaatttggagaaagttgaactTCAAAAGATGAGGCACTACATAATTACTAATTGTGATGAAGCCAGGAAATGGGTAGA GGAGCATAAGACACAACTAACAAGGGATAGTTCAATTAACATTAAAAAACGACACAAGGAGCATTTTGTAAGATGGTTTGAAATCGAG ATAGCAAAACTATATGagaaaggggaagcaagtaaaCTGATGCATGCCCTTTCTCAAGGACCTGACCCTCGAGCTCGTGTGTTGAATAGAGTGCACATCAATAATTGGCTATTTCGGACAGCTGCCATAGAGAAAAGTCTCGTGACACAAAATTCTGGTGTCCTTGTGAAGGGTGACGATAGTATAGGCAACATGACCTGGTATGGAGTCATTAGAAATATAATCTCACTAGAATTcccacaagaaaaagaagttatATTATTTCAGTGTGATTGGTATGATGTGCCGGCTACCAGTACCAGCAGAAGCAGAGGGTACACTAGGGACAAATTTGGTATTATCGACATTGCTACTTCCATGTTTAGATATTCAGATGAACCTTACATTCTTGCTTCAAACGCTGAACCGGTGTTTTATGTCCCTATCGTGAACAAGCCGAGATGGTCTACTGTTGTTTTGGTGAGACCAAGAAATTTGTTTTCCATGCCAGACACAGGAAATGACGCCGATGCACTTGATGTGGGAATCCAAGAAATGAATGAATCAGGCCAAGGTCAGGAATTCTTAAACTGGTCAAGACAAGATAGGGCAGGCACAACTGGTTCTGCCGCCATTATTAATCAAGTGCGTAGCGAAGCAATTCCCGAACCTGTTGATGACTATATTGGTGATGATGATTCTGACGACGATGACACCTACATTGATGATGGGGTTATTGCACCAGTCATGGAAGAAAATATAGAAGATGATTTCTTTGCTTGA